The following DNA comes from Deinococcus carri.
CTTGCCCGACCCGACACCCGCGTCAGGATGACCGTCTGGGTGACGTTGGGACGGGTGAGTTCCGCACCCAGCACGGCCGCGCTCGCAGTAAAGCTGCTCACGCCGGGCACCACCTCGTAGGGAATATCCAGTTCGCGCAGTGCCCGCATCTGCTCGGCGGTCGCGCCGTAGATGGCCGGGTCGCCGGAATGCACGCGAGCCACGTTCAATCCCTCTGCCTGAGCGCGGCGGTATAGGGCCATCTGCTCGTCAAGGTGCATGCCCGCTGTGTTGAACGTCTCGGCCTCCGGGTGCGCGTGTTCCAGCACGGCCTCGGGCACCAGCGACCCGGCGTAGAGAATCAGGCGGCATTCGCCTAGCAACCGCGCACCGCGCAGCGTGATGAGGTCGGGGGCACCGGGACCAGCGCCGATGAAATAAACCTTCAAGCAAACCTCCGGGGAGCCTCGCGGCGAATCAGGACGACGCTCAGGTAGCCCAGGCGTCCGGGGTCGGGGGCGGGCGCGAGCGAGGGCAGAACAACTTCCCCGTCCAGCCCCAGGCGGTGCGCGAGGGCGCAGTGTTCCGCGATGCCCAGTTCGGTCAGCAGCGCCAGCACGTCCGCCATGCGCCGCCCCACCTTCATCAGGGCCACCACGTCGTGCGAGAGGATGTCGGCGCGCAGGGCCGCCATGTCGTCGGGGCAGGGCAGGATGAGCACCCGCTCCTTGCCCTCGCCCAGCGAGAAACCGGTGAGGGCGGCGGCGGTGGCATAACTGGTCACGCCGGGGAACACGCGGCGCGGGAGGTCAGGGGCCTCGCGGGTCAGGGCCGCCACCAGGTAGCCCAGCGTGCTGTACGTCATCGCGTCCCCGATGGTCAGGTAGGCGATGCTGCGCCCGGCCCACTGGTGGGCGGCGATTTCGCGGGCCAGGGCCGCGTAATGCTCCCCGATGCGGGCGTCGTCGCCGTCCATCAGGAACTCCACCTCGCGCACCCGCTCGCGGGGAAAGGGCAGGCCGTCCAGCGCCGCGAGGGCCACCGAATCGGGCGAAACGCGGGAGCGGGGGGCGTAGATGAGGTCGGCGGTCTGAAGAATCTCCAGCGCGGCGACGGGCAGCAGACCGTAAGGGCCAGGGCCGACGCCGAGGCCGTAAAAGGTGCCGGGCGTGGTCACGCCTCCGCCTCCCCCAGCCCGGTGCCGTCCAGCGCAAAGAGGGCCACCCGGACGCGACCTACGCCGGGGGTACGCTCGTGCAGGGTTTGGGCGACCTGCCGCGCCGCCTCCTGCCAGACTTCCGCGCCGCGCCCGTGGCCGGCCAGAAGCGCCACGCAGGCGTCCACCGTGTTGGCGTCGGCCAGCGCCCGCACCGTTTCCCCGTCCACCCCCAGCCCCGCCGCCACCCGCGCCAGCGCGTTCATCGCCATGCCGCTGTGCCGGCTGTGGGTGTTCCAGTCGCCGTTGAGGACCTTGGCGAGCTTGCCAGGATGCCCGGCGACGAGCAGCAGCGGCAGTGGGTGCCCGGTTTCCTCCAGCGCCCCTTGCAGCGCGTCCAGCGCCGTCCCCACGAAGTTGCTCATCTGCACGATGGCCTGCGGGGGCACGTTCAGGGTGTCCCGCGCGTAGTCGCGGCCCAGCTTGCCGGGCGTGAAGACCACGGCGTCCGGGCGGGCGTGGACGGCCACGCGGGCGTAGACCTCCACCGACGCCGCGTAGGCTTCCAGGCTCATCGGTTCCACGATGCCGGTGGTGCCCAGGATGGAGATGCCGCCCAGGATGCCCAGCCGGGGGTTGAAGGTCTTGCGGGCGATGGCCTCGCCGTTCACGCAGCCCACCGTCACCGCGAAGCCCTCCTGCCCCGCGAGGTCGAGCGCCGCCCGCCGCAGCATCTCGCGCGGTACCGGGTTGATGGCCGGCTCGCCCACCGGCACGCGGATGCCGGGGGCGGTGACGGTGCCCACGCCCTCTCCGGCGTGGAAGGTCATGTGCCCGCTGCCGTTCGGCGTGACCGTCACCCACAGGGTCGCGCCGTGGGTGGCGTCGGGGTCGTCGCCGCCGTCCTTGACGACCTCGGCGTAAGCTCCGGCGTCGGTGAGGCGGACCTGCTGCACGGGGATGTCCAGCCGCAGGTCGTCCGGGAGGCGGATGGTCACGCGCTCGGGCGTCTCGCCGCGCAGCAAGAGGTGCAGCGCCGCCGCGAGGGCCGCCGTCGCCGCGCTGCCGGTGGTAAAGCCCCGCTTCAACCCGTTGGGTGCGGGCAGCGAGAGGTCGAGGCGCTGGGGCGGCGTCGGCGTCATGGCGAGGCTCACCCGTCTGTCCCGGCGGGAGCGGCGGCAACGGCGGCGAGGCGATTCTGGGCCTCAATCATCAGCGCGTTCACCACGCTGCTGGCCCAGGGGCTGCCCCCCCGCGTGCCCGCGTTGGTGAGGCGCGGCACGCTGAGGCAGGCGCGCAGGGCCGCCTTGCTCTCGCGGGTGCCCACGAAGCCCACCGGCAGGCCAACCACCAGACCCGGCCGCCAGTGCCGCTCCCGAATCAGGCGCACCGTCTCGAAAATCGCGGTGGGGGCGTCCCCGATGGCGACGATGCAGTCGTTGCCGAACTTCTCGTAGGCGCGGCGGATTCCGGCGGCGGAGCGGGTGATACCCGCCTCGCGACTCAGCAGGTGCGTTTCGGGGTCGTGGACGCCGCACCACACCGACACGTTCAGCGTCCGCAGCACCTCGCGCTTGAGGCCGCTCTGCACCATCGTCACGTCGGTCACGACGGTCAATCCGCGCAGAATCGCCATCACACCCGCCTCGGTCGCGCCGGGCGAGAAGTACAGGTCATCTACGATGTCGGGGGTGCCCGCCGTATGGACGAGGCGCTGCATCGCGTAGCGGTCGGCGGGGTTGACGGTAGACCAATCCCGCAGCGTCTCGATGATGTCGAAGGACTGGCGCTCGATGGGGTGCGGTTCGTAGGGGGCGATGGTTTTGCGTTCCGGGGCCTCTCCCCCGGCCAGCAGCCCGCGCACCGCCCCGTGGTGCCCCACCTGCGGCGCACCCACCTGCGCCTCGTAGCCGACCACGCCCACGCGGTACTTGCACAGCGAGCAGTTCATGTGGCCCTGGCCCTGCACGCCCTCGCGCGCTCGTTCCAGAAAGACCTGCGCGACCTTCTCGTGCGGCCCCAGGTGCCCGGCGGTCAGGAACTCGGTGCCGGGCCAGCGTTGGGCGGCGGCGGCCACCGCCTCGCGCACCCGGCGGGCCAGCACCCCGTCGAACAGCAGGTAGGGCAGCACCACCACCCGCGCGAAGCCCAGGCGGGCGGCGCGGGCGAGGCCGGTGGGCAGGTCGGGTTTCGCCGTCCCGCTGTAGCAGACCAGGCTCGCGCCGTAGCCCAGGCCCTCCTCCAGAAAGCGGGCGAGCTTGTGAACGTCGCCGTTCGCATCGGGGTCAGTGGTGCCGCGCCCCACCAGCAGCAACAGCGTTTCGTCGCGGCGGACTTCGCGCTCGGCTGCCGCCTCGGCCTCAATCAGACGCTCGCGGCAGACTTCCAGCAGGGCCGGGTGCAGGTCCATCGCCGCACCGTAGTGGAAGGTCACGTCGGGGAACTCCTGGCGCAGCGCGTTCAGTTCGCTGGGCAGGTCGTTCTTGGCGTGGGTGGCGGCCAGCAGCACGCCGGGCACCAACACCACTTCGCGTGCCCCCGCTGCCACTGCCTCCCGCGCGGCCTCGTCGAGGGTGGGCGCGTTGAACTCCAGAAAGCCGTGGGTGATGACCCGGTCCGGATCGAGCGCCCGCACCCGCGCGGCGAGCTGCTCGAACTGCGCGGCACTCGCGGGGTCACGGCTGCCGTGCGCGGCCAGCACGATGGCATAGTCGTTCACGCCTCGCCCTCCAAACCCGTCAGCATCGGCGTCAGCGCGCGAATCAGCAGGATGCTCATGTCGGAGAAGTCGTGGCCCTCCAGCTCGGCCAGGGTGCCGGTCCATTCCGCCTCGGCGCGGGAGAGGTTCTCCCAGACCTCGACTTTGTGCGCCGGACTCGCGCCGTGGGCGAGCAGGTACGCCGCCACGTCCTTCGGCATGAAGTCCCACGGGCGCGGAATCACGATGGCGTTGCGCCCGGCGTGCAGCACGTCGCGCAGGTGCGTCTTGAAGGGCGTCAGGTCGCCCCGGCGGTGAAAGGTCAGAAAGGTGGTCTCATCGAAGCACACGCGGCCCTTGCTGGCGAGCATCTGCGCGCTGGAGATGCCCGGCACCGTCTCCACCGGATGTCCGCAGGCCGTCTCCACCCGCTCCAGAAATTGAAAGCCGCTGAAGTGGATGTCCCCCATGAACACCACCACGCAGTTTTTCCCGGCGTGGTGCAGCTCGGCCACCTCGGCCAGTTTCGCCACCTGGTCGCGGTAGCCCATCGTGACCACCTGCTGTTCCGCCAGCAGCAGGGGCCGCACCACATCCACCACGGCGTCGAAGCCCGCGACCACATCGGCGTTGGAGACGAGTTCCGCCCCCCGGCGCGTCAGAAAGTCGAGGTGGCCGGGACCCGCACCGATACAGACAATCATCGCGTCCTCCCCATCAGTGCTCAATCCCCGGCTGCGCGCCGATGCCCGCCTCGTAGGCGTGCTTGACGGGCTGAATCTCGCTCACGGTATCGGCCAGCGCCACGAGTTCGGGCAGGGCGTCGCGGCCAGTGATGACCACGTGGAGTTTCGGGTCGCGTGCCTTCAGGGTCGCCTCCACGTCGGGCCAGGGGACCCAGCCGTACTTGAGGGCGTAGGTGAACTCGTCCAGCACGATGAGGTCGTACTCGCCGGACTGAATCGCCGCCTTCGCCAGTTCCCAGCCGTGGGCGGCCAGGCTCGCGGAGTTTTCCAGGTCGCGCGAGCGCCAGGTGAAGCCGTCGCCCAGGCCCTCGTAGGGGATGCCCAGCAGGTCGAGGGTGCGGTGTTCCCCGAACTTGGCCTTCTCGTGCTTGAGAAACTGGAACATGCGGACCTTCAGGCCCCGCCCGTGCGCCCGCAGCATCAGCCCCAGCGCGGCGGTCGTCTTGCCCTTGCCCTTGCCGGTGTTGACGATAAGGAGGCCCCGGCGGCCCCGGCTCAGGTCCTCGCGTTTCTGGTGGCTGTCGCGCGCCTCCGCCAGTTCGCGCATGGCGGCCTCGCGGCGTGCTTGCGTCGCGTCGTCCGTCATTTCAGCGCCTCCGGGTGCAGCCAGCGAATCAGGGCGCGCAGGGCGGCGGGCAGCCGGGGACCGGGGCGCGAGAGGGCATCACGTTCCTCGGGCGTGGGCATATACACGCGCCCCGCCTTCACTGCCTGAAGGCCCTGCCAGCCGGGGCGCTTGCGGGCGTCGTCCAGGCCCAGGCCAATCATCGTCTGGGGGTTGGCCTTGACAATCAGTTCGGGGTCCAGCTTGGGAAAGTCCCCGAGCCGCGCGGGCACGATGGTCTGCCCGCCCGCCTTGGTCAGCAGCGTGCCGATGAAGGAGTTCGGGCCGACGCTGTAGGGGGCGGGGTCCACCTCGTAGTAGGTGCTGACTTTCGGCAGGCCCACCACGCTCTTTTGCAGCGCGTTCAGCTCCGAGCGCATCGATGTAATGAGGCGCGTGGCCCCCGCCTCATGGTTGGTGAGCTTGCCCAGCACGGCGATTTTCTCGAAGACCTCGTTGTAGGTCTGGGCGGTGCCGCCGTACACGGTCAGGCCCGCCGCCGCCAGCTTCTCGGTGAGGCGCGACCCCGCCGACTCGTCGGCCAGCACCAGAGCGGGCTTGAGGGCCAGGATGGCTTCCAGGTTGGGCTGGTACGCACTGCCCATCTTGGGAAGTTTGTCGGTGACGTTTTTGGGATAGTTGCTGAAACGGTCCACCGCCACCAGCTTGTCCCCCGCCCCGAGGGCAATCAGCGTCTCGGTGTGGCTGGGCAGCATGGCGATGATGCGCTTCGGCTCGGCCTTCAGCGTGACGGTGCGGCCCAGATCGTCGGTGACGGTGAGGGGGTATTTCGTGGCGGCGGCGCTGGAAAGCAGCGCGAGGGCCGTGAGCAGGGCGAGGTGACGCATGAAAGGCTCCGCGGCGTGCATGGAGGCGGCAGCAGGAGGGGGCGCACAGCGAAAAACCCACTCCAGCCGGGGCCAGAGCGGGTGCAGCGGTGTCAGCGTGCAAAGCTCGGTGCGTGGCCCTCTGACGGCGAGAGGTGCCCCGCCACGCGGGCAGGGCGTCCCTGAGGGGCATTCGGGCTTACAGACCGGGCCTGCATACCGTTGCGCGACAGCGCCGGATTCTCACCGGACTTCCCCGCTCCCAGGTGGGAACAGGGTAGCAGAAGTGCGCCTATGGCTGACCCGACTGGCCTTCCCCATTCAGTCCGGGGGTCAGCCATTCCAGCCGCATCTCCACCGCGTCGATGCCCGGCGCGAAGCCGTCCGGCGTCACGTTCAGGGGGCGGAAGCCCTGGCGGGCGTAATAGGGCGCAGTGAACTGGCTGGTGGAGAGCCGCACCTCGCGCACGTGGGGCGCGTGGGCACGTAGCCAGCCCAGGCGGGCCTGAAGCAACTGCGTCCCCAGACCGCGGCGATGAAGATTCTGGGCCACCATGCCCCACGTCAGGCCGCTGCTGTCCGGCGGCAGGGGAACACCTCCCGAACATGCCGGATAGGCGTCCGGGGCCAGCGCGACCCCACCACAGGCCACGACGCGCCCTTCCTCCTCCAGCACGAAATACCGGCCACTGCCCTTCAGGAGAAAGCGTTCAAAGGCGGCGCGTTCTTCCGGGGCAAAGAAACTGGGTGTGTTGCTGTCAAACAGCGCGAGACAAGCCTCGAAATCCTCCTGCCGGTAGGGACGCACGTGCGGAGTTTAGGGGATGGCCCCAGGGAGGTTACCCGGAGCCACTCCCCCTCGACCCCGGGGTGCTAGCGTGCCGCTCGTGTCTGCCGACTCCCCCGCCCAGGGCACCCCGCCGCAGGGCAGCACCCGCGAACTGCTGCGGCTGGCCTGGCCCCTGATGCTCTCCAACCTCGCCTACACGGCGGTCGGCCTGACCGACACCCTGCTGATGGGCCGTCTGGGCGTGCTGGAGGTCGGCGCGGTGGGCTTTGCCAACATCTGCCTGCTGACGCTGGTGCTGCTGTTTCGCGGGAGCCTGAACACTGCCGCAACCTTCGTGGCCCGCAGTCTGGGCGCAGGGGACCCGGCGGGCGTGCGCCGCTGGGCCAGCGTGTTCCTGAGCTGCGGGCTGGTGGGCCTGCCGCTGGCCCTGGTCGGCCCCGCGCTGCTGGACGGGCTGTTCGCGCTGCTGCGGCCGGGGCCGGACATCACCGCGGTGGCGCGCACCTACGCCCATATCCGCGTGTGGGAGATTCCAGCGATGCTGCTGGGCAACGCCGCCCTCTCGGTGATGGTGGGCCTGGGCAACACCCGCACGCCCATGCAACTCGCCTGGCTGGTGATGGTGGTCAACGCGGCGCTGGCGGTGCTGTTCATCTTCGGGTTCGGGTGGGGGGTGACGGGCGCGGCGTGGGCCGCCGTGGTGGCGGTGAGCCTCCAGAACGGGCTGGCGCTGGGGCTGCTGGGCCGCCTGCACGGGCCGCGCTTCGGGCCGTTCGGGCTGGTGCGGCCCGCCCGCGGGGAACTGGCGCGGCTGGCGCGGGTCAGCCTGCCCGCCGGCGTCACCGAACTGGCGGAGGTGGGGGCCTTCACGGTCTTTCAGGGCATCATTTCGCGGCTGGGGGCGGTGGAACTCGCCGCGTCGCAGATTGCCAACCAGCTCGCCAGCCTGGGGTTCCTGCCCGCCTTCGCGCTGGCGTCGGCGACCGGGAGCCTGCTGTCGCGGGCGCTGGGGGCGGGTCGCCCGGACATCGCCGCCCGCATCGGCTGGCGGGGGGCCGGGATTGCCGCCGCGCTGATGGGCGTGCTGGCGCTCCTCTTCGTGGCGCTGCCGGGGGCACTCATCGGCCTCTTTAACCGCGATCCGGAGGTGCTGGCGGTGGGCCGCACCGTCCTGGCCGTCATGGCCGCCTATCAGGTCTTCGACGGTGTGGCGATTGTGCTGGGCGGGGCGCTGGGCGGCGCGGGCGACACGCGCTTCCGCCTCCTCGTGACCCTGGCCGGGGCGTGGCTGGTGATGGTGCTGGGAGCCGCATGGCTGGCCCCGCGCGCGGGCGTGACGGGCGCGTGGGGGTCGGCGCTGGTCTTTATCGCGCTCGCGGCGGTGGCGTATGCGTGGCGCTTCGCGTCGGGGCGGTGGCGGGGGGTGAGGTTGTGAGGGGCAGCCAGCGACCAGCTTCCAGCGGCCAGCAGAGGCGGGGCAGGCCCTATTCGGTGGGGGGAGTCTCCTGCAGGCGGGTCGAGAAGGTCGCCAGCACGGGGGCGTGGTCGGAGGGGCGCTCGTGGGTGCGGGGGCCAGTGTCCACGGTGCAGGACTGGCATTCAGCAGCCAGGGCGGCGGAGACGAGCACGTGGTCGATTCTCAGGCCCCAGTTGCGTGGGAAGGCCAGCCGCCCGTAGTTCCACCAACTGAAGACGCGCTCGGGCTGGGGCAACAGGCGGAAGGCGTCGTGCAGGCCCAGGGCGAGCAGGTCGCGGAAGGCGGCGCGTTCGGGTTCACTGACCAGCACCTGCCCCTCCCAGCGTTTCGGGCTGTGGACGTCGCGGTCTTCGGGGGCCACGTTGAAGTCGCCCATCACGGCGAGTCGTCTGTGCCGCGTCAGTTCATCCCGCAGCCAGTCGCGGACGGCCGCCAGCCATGCCAGCTTGTAGGCGTACTTCCCGGAGCCGACCGCCTGCCCGTTGGGTACGTACAGGCACACGACCCGCACGCCGCCCACCGTCGCGGCCAATACCCGGCGCTGCTCGTCCGCGAAACCAGGAATGCCCACCTGCACGTCCGTCAGCGGCAGGCGCGACAGCAGCGCGACCCCGTTGTAGGTCTTCTGCCCGGAAAAGGCGGCGTGGTAACCCAGCGCCTCCAGTTCCGCCAGGGGAAAGCGGTGGTCCTCCAGCTTGGTTTCCTGAAGGGCCAGCAGGTCGGGCCGCTGCGCCTCCAGCCAGGCGATGACCTGGGGCAGGCGCACGTTCAGCGAATTGACGTTCCAGGTCGCCAGCTTGAGCGGGGGCCGCGTGGGGGTGGCGGGCATGGGGGGATGATGGCATGGGAGCGGCCAGCGGCCAGCTTCCAGCAACCAGCAGGTCAGGGGAGGTCGGGGGGCACGCGCAGTTCGGCCAGCCACCACGCGCCGCCCGCCCGCCGCAGCGTGGCGACGCCGCCCGGCCTGACCTCGGCGGCGCGCAGGCCTACCGT
Coding sequences within:
- the cobM gene encoding precorrin-4 C(11)-methyltransferase → MKVYFIGAGPGAPDLITLRGARLLGECRLILYAGSLVPEAVLEHAHPEAETFNTAGMHLDEQMALYRRAQAEGLNVARVHSGDPAIYGATAEQMRALRELDIPYEVVPGVSSFTASAAVLGAELTRPNVTQTVILTRVSGRASPVPERENLPSLAAHGASLCLFLGGNQLPQIVADLLTAYPPETPVALVQRATQPDERQHVSTLERLLSEIRVSEWALTTMLIVSPALSDPDTSSRLYDPAYAHRFRRAEKEGA
- the cobI gene encoding precorrin-2 C(20)-methyltransferase — encoded protein: MTTPGTFYGLGVGPGPYGLLPVAALEILQTADLIYAPRSRVSPDSVALAALDGLPFPRERVREVEFLMDGDDARIGEHYAALAREIAAHQWAGRSIAYLTIGDAMTYSTLGYLVAALTREAPDLPRRVFPGVTSYATAAALTGFSLGEGKERVLILPCPDDMAALRADILSHDVVALMKVGRRMADVLALLTELGIAEHCALAHRLGLDGEVVLPSLAPAPDPGRLGYLSVVLIRREAPRRFA
- the cbiD gene encoding cobalt-precorrin-5B (C(1))-methyltransferase CbiD, translating into MTPTPPQRLDLSLPAPNGLKRGFTTGSAATAALAAALHLLLRGETPERVTIRLPDDLRLDIPVQQVRLTDAGAYAEVVKDGGDDPDATHGATLWVTVTPNGSGHMTFHAGEGVGTVTAPGIRVPVGEPAINPVPREMLRRAALDLAGQEGFAVTVGCVNGEAIARKTFNPRLGILGGISILGTTGIVEPMSLEAYAASVEVYARVAVHARPDAVVFTPGKLGRDYARDTLNVPPQAIVQMSNFVGTALDALQGALEETGHPLPLLLVAGHPGKLAKVLNGDWNTHSRHSGMAMNALARVAAGLGVDGETVRALADANTVDACVALLAGHGRGAEVWQEAARQVAQTLHERTPGVGRVRVALFALDGTGLGEAEA
- a CDS encoding precorrin-8X methylmutase, with amino-acid sequence MNDYAIVLAAHGSRDPASAAQFEQLAARVRALDPDRVITHGFLEFNAPTLDEAAREAVAAGAREVVLVPGVLLAATHAKNDLPSELNALRQEFPDVTFHYGAAMDLHPALLEVCRERLIEAEAAAEREVRRDETLLLLVGRGTTDPDANGDVHKLARFLEEGLGYGASLVCYSGTAKPDLPTGLARAARLGFARVVVLPYLLFDGVLARRVREAVAAAAQRWPGTEFLTAGHLGPHEKVAQVFLERAREGVQGQGHMNCSLCKYRVGVVGYEAQVGAPQVGHHGAVRGLLAGGEAPERKTIAPYEPHPIERQSFDIIETLRDWSTVNPADRYAMQRLVHTAGTPDIVDDLYFSPGATEAGVMAILRGLTVVTDVTMVQSGLKREVLRTLNVSVWCGVHDPETHLLSREAGITRSAAGIRRAYEKFGNDCIVAIGDAPTAIFETVRLIRERHWRPGLVVGLPVGFVGTRESKAALRACLSVPRLTNAGTRGGSPWASSVVNALMIEAQNRLAAVAAAPAGTDG
- a CDS encoding cobalt-precorrin-7 (C(5))-methyltransferase, with the protein product MIVCIGAGPGHLDFLTRRGAELVSNADVVAGFDAVVDVVRPLLLAEQQVVTMGYRDQVAKLAEVAELHHAGKNCVVVFMGDIHFSGFQFLERVETACGHPVETVPGISSAQMLASKGRVCFDETTFLTFHRRGDLTPFKTHLRDVLHAGRNAIVIPRPWDFMPKDVAAYLLAHGASPAHKVEVWENLSRAEAEWTGTLAELEGHDFSDMSILLIRALTPMLTGLEGEA
- the cobO gene encoding cob(I)yrinic acid a,c-diamide adenosyltransferase; this encodes MTDDATQARREAAMRELAEARDSHQKREDLSRGRRGLLIVNTGKGKGKTTAALGLMLRAHGRGLKVRMFQFLKHEKAKFGEHRTLDLLGIPYEGLGDGFTWRSRDLENSASLAAHGWELAKAAIQSGEYDLIVLDEFTYALKYGWVPWPDVEATLKARDPKLHVVITGRDALPELVALADTVSEIQPVKHAYEAGIGAQPGIEH
- a CDS encoding ABC transporter substrate-binding protein; the encoded protein is MRHLALLTALALLSSAAATKYPLTVTDDLGRTVTLKAEPKRIIAMLPSHTETLIALGAGDKLVAVDRFSNYPKNVTDKLPKMGSAYQPNLEAILALKPALVLADESAGSRLTEKLAAAGLTVYGGTAQTYNEVFEKIAVLGKLTNHEAGATRLITSMRSELNALQKSVVGLPKVSTYYEVDPAPYSVGPNSFIGTLLTKAGGQTIVPARLGDFPKLDPELIVKANPQTMIGLGLDDARKRPGWQGLQAVKAGRVYMPTPEERDALSRPGPRLPAALRALIRWLHPEALK
- a CDS encoding GNAT family N-acetyltransferase, whose translation is MRPYRQEDFEACLALFDSNTPSFFAPEERAAFERFLLKGSGRYFVLEEEGRVVACGGVALAPDAYPACSGGVPLPPDSSGLTWGMVAQNLHRRGLGTQLLQARLGWLRAHAPHVREVRLSTSQFTAPYYARQGFRPLNVTPDGFAPGIDAVEMRLEWLTPGLNGEGQSGQP
- a CDS encoding MATE family efflux transporter; protein product: MSADSPAQGTPPQGSTRELLRLAWPLMLSNLAYTAVGLTDTLLMGRLGVLEVGAVGFANICLLTLVLLFRGSLNTAATFVARSLGAGDPAGVRRWASVFLSCGLVGLPLALVGPALLDGLFALLRPGPDITAVARTYAHIRVWEIPAMLLGNAALSVMVGLGNTRTPMQLAWLVMVVNAALAVLFIFGFGWGVTGAAWAAVVAVSLQNGLALGLLGRLHGPRFGPFGLVRPARGELARLARVSLPAGVTELAEVGAFTVFQGIISRLGAVELAASQIANQLASLGFLPAFALASATGSLLSRALGAGRPDIAARIGWRGAGIAAALMGVLALLFVALPGALIGLFNRDPEVLAVGRTVLAVMAAYQVFDGVAIVLGGALGGAGDTRFRLLVTLAGAWLVMVLGAAWLAPRAGVTGAWGSALVFIALAAVAYAWRFASGRWRGVRL
- the xth gene encoding exodeoxyribonuclease III yields the protein MPATPTRPPLKLATWNVNSLNVRLPQVIAWLEAQRPDLLALQETKLEDHRFPLAELEALGYHAAFSGQKTYNGVALLSRLPLTDVQVGIPGFADEQRRVLAATVGGVRVVCLYVPNGQAVGSGKYAYKLAWLAAVRDWLRDELTRHRRLAVMGDFNVAPEDRDVHSPKRWEGQVLVSEPERAAFRDLLALGLHDAFRLLPQPERVFSWWNYGRLAFPRNWGLRIDHVLVSAALAAECQSCTVDTGPRTHERPSDHAPVLATFSTRLQETPPTE